In Oryza sativa Japonica Group chromosome 3, ASM3414082v1, one DNA window encodes the following:
- the LOC107277327 gene encoding pentatricopeptide repeat-containing protein At5g15300: MLRKSGTQRRQPPAWRRCRSLRHIKQMHAVMALRGFLSDPSELRELLFASAVAVRGAIAHAYLVFDQIPRPDRFMYNTLIRGAAHTAAPRDAVSLYTRMLRRGGGGGVRPDKLTFPFVLRACTAMGAGDTGVQVHAHVVKAGCESDAFVKNALIGMHASCGNLGIAAALFDGRAREDAVAWSAMITGCARRGDIGAARDLFDECPVKDLVSWNVMITAYAKRGDMALARELFDQVPERDVVSWNVMISGYVRCGSHLHALELFEQMQRMGEKPDIVTMLSLLSACADSGDLDVGQRLHSSLSDMFSRNGFPVVLGNALIDMYAKCGSMKSAHEVFWSMRDKDVSTWNSIVGGLALHGHVLESIDMFEKMLKGKVRPDEITFVAVLIACSHGGMVDKGREFFNLMQHKYRVEPNIKHYGCMVDMLGRAGLLKEAFEFIDTMKCEPNSVIWRTLLSACRVHGEIELAKHANRQLLKARNDESGDYVLLSNIYASVGEWFGSEKMRKLMDDSGVNKEAGQTFVDGSVKDIIQSFGQSRSHSERKGFIG; encoded by the coding sequence ATGTTGCGGAAGTCGGGGACGCAGCGGCGGCAGccgccggcgtggcggcggtgccggAGCCTGCGACACATCAAGCAGATGCACGCGGTGATGGCGCTCCGGGGCTTCCTCTCCGATCCCTCCGAGCTCCGCGAGCTCCTtttcgcctccgccgtcgcggtCCGCGGCGCCATCGCGCACGCCTACCTCGTGTTCGACCAAATACCCCGCCCGGACCGCTTCATGTACAACACCCTCATCCGCGGCGCCGCCCACACGGCCGCGCCCCGGGACGCTGTCTCCCTGTACACGCGCAtgctgcggcgcggcggcggcggcggcgtgaggccCGACAAGCTCACGTTCCCGTTCGTGCTCCGCGCTTGCACCGCCATGGGCGCGGGGGACACCGGGGTTCAGGTGCACGCCCACGTTGTGAAGGCTGGCTGCGAGTCCGACGCGTTCGTCAAGAACGCGCTCATTGGCATGCACGCGAGCTGCGGGAATTTGGGCATTGCGGCTGCTCTGTTCGATGGCAGAGCTCGTGAGGATGCCGTGGCTTGGTCGGCGATGATCACGGGGTGTGCAAGGCGAGGGGACATTGGTGCTGCACGGGACCTGTTCGACGAATGTCCTGTGAAGGACCTCGTGTCCTGGAATGTGATGATCACCGCGTATGCGAAGCGGGGAGATATGGCATTGGCAAGGGAGCTATTCGACCAGGTACCCGAGCGAGATGTCGTGTCCTGGAACGTGATGATTTCTGGGTATGTGAGATGTGGCTCGCATTTGCATGCACTGGAGTTGTTTGAGCAGATGCAGCGCATGGGTGAAAAGCCAGATATTGTCACAATGCTCAGCTTGCTGTCAGCTTGTGCTGACTCTGGTGATCTGGACGTTGGCCAGAGGCTGCATTCCTCTCTTTCAGATATGTTTTCAAGAAATGGGTTTCCAGTTGTTCTAGGAAATGCACTGATTGACATGTATGCAAAATGTGGGAGCATGAAAAGTGCACATGAGGTGTTCTGGTCAATGCGAGACAAGGACGTCTCAACTTGGAACTCAATTGTAGGAGGACTGGCACTGCATGGGCATGTCCTGGAATCCATAGATATGTTTGAGAAGATGCTGAAGGGGAAGGTCAGGCCAGATGAGATCACCTTTGTTGCTGTCCTTATCGCCTGCAGCCACGGCGGGATGGTTGACAAGGGACGTGAATTCTTCAACTTGATGCAGCATAAGTACAGGGTTGAACCCAATATCAAGCACTACGGTTGCATGGTGGACATGCTGGGTCGTGCTGGGCTACTAAAAGAAGCATTTGAGTTCATTGATACGATGAAATGTGAGCCTAATTCTGTCATTTGGAGAACACTACTTTCGGCTTGTAGGGTTCATGGTGAGATCGAACTGGCTAAACATGCAAATAGGCAACTGCTAAAGGCAAGGAATGATGAAAGCGGTGATTATGTTCTCCTCTCAAACATCTATGCATCTGTTGGAGAATGGTTTGGGTCAGAGAAAATGAGAAAGTTAATGGATGACAGTGGTGTCAACAAAGAAGCAGGTCAAACGTTTGTAGATGGCAGTGTGAAGGATATAATTCAGTCTTTTGGACAGTCGAGATCACATTCTGAAAGAAAAGGATTCATTGGTTGA
- the LOC4331757 gene encoding methyltransferase FGSG_00040: protein MATPGLDDDSLQQLRSRATQLLLKENWTEYIAVCSLIIEAFDAAAACKDRRVLCSTLAHRADARARLGDAPGALADCDAALAADPAHPGALLSKGAVLRGLGRYSRAAECFRAALAVSGTDEVREMVEQCKRLDAQARSGAVDLSEWVLAGFSGKCPDLAEHVGAVEVRRSAHGGRGVFAVKNIEAGANLVISKAVAIGRGVIPDAADSGEKMVVWKDLVDKVLDAAEKCPRTASLIYTLSTGEEPEDELPIPDMAHFKQETEELDDGTAMAPKASLDVDKILKVLDVNCLTEDAAPSANLLGSNGVVNCGVGLWILPAFINHSCHPNARRTHVGDHAIVHASRDIKAGEEITFAYFDVLTPASKRREAARAWGLECQCDRCRFEASDAIVGQELTKLENELVNGRGGDMGALVVRLEERMRKSMVKERRKAFLRASFWSAYSALFDSDKLVRKWGRRVPGEAAVAESVAGAIGGNESVLRAMLRGADNGNGCGNRLEVEDKVVRIGRATYGRVVKRQAMRALFRLTLDADSNKSL, encoded by the coding sequence ATGGCGACGCCCGGCCTCGACGACGACTCGCTGCAGCAGCTGCGCAGCCGCGCGACGCAGCTGCTGCTCAAGGAGAACTGGACGGAGTACATCGCCGTGTGCTCCCTCATCATCGAGgcgttcgacgccgccgccgcctgcaaaGACCGCCGCGTCCTCTGCTCCACCCTCGCCCACCGCGCCGACGCCCGCGCCCGCCTCGGCGACGCCCCCGGCGCGCTCGCCGACTGCGACGCCGCGCTGGCGGCCGACCCGGCGCACCCCGGGGCGTTGCTGTCCAAGGGCGCCGTCCTGCGCGGCCTCGGCCGGTACTCGCGCGCCGCCGAGTGCTTCCGCGCGGCGCTCGCCGTGAGCGGCACCGACGAGGTCCGGGAGATGGTCGAGCAGTGTAAGCGCCTGGACGCGCAGGCGAGGAGCGGCGCGGTGGATCTGTCGGAGTGGGTGCTCGCCGGGTTCTCCGGGAAGTGCCCAGACCTCGCGGAGCACGTCGGGGCGGTGGAGGTGCGCCGGTCCGCGCACGGCGGCCGAGGGGTGTTCGCGGTGAAGAACATCGAGGCGGGAGCTAACCTGGTGATCTCCAAGGCGGTGGCGATCGGAAGGGGAGTAATTCCGGACGCCGCCGATAGCGGCGAGAAGATGGTGGTGTGGAAGGACCTCGTCGACAAggtgctcgacgccgccgaGAAGTGCCCGAGGACGGCATCTCTCATCTACACTCTCTCCACCGGCGAGGAGCCAGAAGACGAGCTCCCCATCCCGGACATGGCACATTTCAAGCAAGAAACGGAGGAGCTCGATGACGGCACGGCCATGGCGCCGAAGGCATCTCTTGATGTGGACAAGATCTTGAAAGTGCTCGACGTCAATTGCTTGACCGAGGACGCAGCGCCATCCGCCAATCTGCTCGGCAGCAATGGCGTCGTCAACTGCGGCGTCGGGCTGTGGATCTTGCCGGCGTTCATCAACCACTCGTGCCACCCCAACGCCCGGCGCACCCACGTCGGCGACCACGCCATTGTCCACGCGTCAAGGGACATCAAAGCCGGGGAGGAGATCACATTCGCCTACTTCGACGTGCTCACCCCGGCGAGCAAGCGCAGGGAGGCAGCGAGAGCGTGGGGCCTCGAATGCCAATGCGATCGGTGCAGGTTCGAAGCCAGCGACGCCATTGTTGGGCAAGAACTCACAAAACTTGAGAACGAATTGGTCAATGGCCGAGGAGGAGACATGGGAGCACTGGTGGTGAGGCTGGAGGAGAGGATGAGAAAGTCCATGgtgaaggagaggaggaaggcgtTCTTGCGCGCGTCGTTCTGGAGCGCGTACTCCGCGCTGTTCGACTCCGACAAGCTGGTGAGGAAGTGGGGGAGGCGCGTCCCCGGTGAGGCCGCCGTCGCAGAGagcgtcgccggcgcaatcgGCGGGAACGAGAGCGTGCTGAGGGCAATGCTGAGGGGTGCCGACAATGGCAACGGCTGCGGCAATCGGCTCGAGGTGGAAGACAAGGTGGTGAGGATTGGGAGGGCTACCTATGGCAGGGTAGTGAAGAGGCAGGCAATGAGAGCTCTCTTCAGACTTACATTGGATGCTGACAGTAACAAAAGCCTGTAG
- the LOC4331759 gene encoding uncharacterized protein, giving the protein MAAAAGWLRRAAAAAAAPRLPSGLPILPTPPPAPLTEAQSFVLPGIGTAVAGGMDLMAVPKKKVSKYKKGLRNGPKALKPVPVIVRCRCCGRVKLPHFYCCSGEKGNPGDSSS; this is encoded by the exons atggcggcggcggcgggttggctccggcgagcggcagcggcggcggcggcgcctcgccTGCCTTCAGGCCTTCCTATACTACCTACTCCCCCTCCAGCCCCTCTCACAGAGGCCCAATCGTTCGTGCTCCCGGGCATaggcaccgccgtcgccggcggcatgGACCTCATGGCCGTTCCCAAGAAAAAG GTCTCAAAATACAAGAAGGGTTTGAGGAATGGACCGAAAGCATTGAAGCCGGTTCCAGTGATTGTCCGTTGCAG GTGCTGTGGCCGAGTGAAGCTGCCCCACTTCTACTGCTGTAGCGGAGAAAAAGGGAACCCCGGCGACTCAAGCTCATAA
- the LOC4331756 gene encoding cytochrome P450 704B1, translated as MKSPMEEAHAMPVTSFFPVAGIHKLIAIFLVVLSWILVHKWSLRNQKGPRSWPIIGATVEQLKNYHRMHDWLVEYLSKDRTVTVDMPFTSYTYIADPVNVEHVLKTNFTNYPKGEVYRSYMDVLLGDGIFNADGEMWRKQRKTASFEFASKNLRDFSTVVFREYSLKLSSILSQACKAGRVVDMQELFMRMTLDSICKVGFGVEIGTLSPDLPENSFAQAFDAANIIVTLRFIDPLWRLKKFLHVGSEALLEQSMKLVDDFTYSVIRRRKAEILQARASGKQEKIKHDILSRFIELGEAGGDEGGGSFGDDKSLRDVVLNFVIAGRDTTATTLSWFTYMAMTHPAVADKLRRELAAFEDERAREEGVALADAAGEASFAARVAQFASLLSYDAVGKLVYLHACVTETLRLYPAVPQDPKGIVEDDVLPDGTKVRAGGMVTYVPYSMGRMEYNWGPDAASFRPERWLSGDGGAFRNASPFKFTAFQAGPRICLGKDSAYLQMKMALAILFRFYTFDLVEDHPVKYRMMTILSMAHGLKVRVSTSV; from the exons ATGAAGAGCCCCATGGAGGAAGCTCATGCAATGCCAGTGACATCATTCTTCCCAGTAGCAGGAATCCACAAGCTCATAGCTATCTTCCTTGTTGTCCTCTCATGGATCTTGGTCCACAAGTGGAGCCTGAGGAACCAGAAAGGGCCAAGATCATGGCCAATCATCGGCGCGACAGTGGAGCAACTGAAGAACTACCACAGGATGCATGACTGGCTTGTCGAGTACTTGTCGAAGGACAGGACGGTGACCGTCGACATGCCTTTCACCTCCTACACCTACATTGCCGACCCGGTGAACGTCGAGCATGTCCTGAAGACCAACTTCACCAATTACCCCAAG GGTGAAGTGTACAGGTCTTACATGGATGTGCTGCTCGGTGATGGCATATTCAATGCCGACGGCGAGATgtggaggaagcaaaggaaGACGGCGAGCTTCGAGTTTGCCTCCAAGAACTTGAGAGACTTCAGCACTGTGGTGTTCAGGGAGTACTCCCTGAAGCTATCAAGCATTCTGAGCCAAGCATGCAAGGCCGGCAGAGTTGTAGACATGCAG GAATTGTTCATGAGGATGACACTGGACTCGATCTGCAAGGTCGGGTTTGGGGTTGAGATCGGGACGCTGTCACCTGATCTCCCGGAGAACAGCTTTGCCCAGGCATTCGACGCTGCCAACATCATCGTCACGCTGCGGTTCATCGATCCTCTGTGGCGTCTGAAGAAGTTCTTGCACGTCGGATCAGAGGCTCTCCTCGAGCAGAGCATGAAGCTGGTTGATGACTTCACCTACAGCGTGATCCGCCGCCGCAAGGCTGAGATCTTGCAGGCTCGAGCCAGCGGCAAGCAAGAGAAG ATCAAGCACGACATACTGTCGCGGTTCATCGAGctcggggaggccggcggcgacgaggggggCGGCAGCTTCGGGGACGACAAGAGCCTCCGCGACGTGGTGCTCAACTTCGTGATCGCCGGGCGTgacacgacggcgacgacgctgtCGTGGTTCACGTACATGGCGATGACGCACCCGGCCGTCGCCGACAAGCTCCGGCGCGAGCTGGCCGCGTTCGAGGATgagcgcgcgcgcgaggagggcgtcgcgctcgccgacgccgccggcgaggcgtcGTTCGCGGCGCGCGTGGCGCAGTTCGCGTCGCTGCTGAGCTACGACGCGGTGGGGAAGCTGGTGTACCTGCACGCGTGCGTGACGGAGACGCTCCGCCTCTACCCGGCGGTGCCGCAGGACCCCAAGGGGATCGTGGAGGACGACGTGCTCCCCGACGGCACCAAGGTGCGCGCCGGCGGGATGGTGACGTACGTGCCCTACTCCATGGGGAGGATGGAGTACAACTGGGGCCCCGACGCGGCGAGCTTCCGGCCGGAGCGGTGgctcagcggcgacggcggcgcgttcCGGAACGCGTCGCCGTTCAAGTTCACCGCGTTCCAGGCCGGGCCGCGGATCTGCCTCGGCAAGGACtccgcctacctccagatgaagatggcGCTCGCCATCCTCTTCCGCTTCTACACCTTCGACCTCGTCGAGGACCACCCCGTCAAGTACCGGATGATGACCATCCTCTCCATGGCTCACGGCCTCAAGGTCCGCGTCTCCACCTCCGTCtga